One Akkermansiaceae bacterium genomic region harbors:
- a CDS encoding DNA-directed RNA polymerase subunit omega produces MKSKLVAKAAEIIQDPQVLVNVVSQRVAQLNQGRSPLIDTVPSMGAADIALTEIIEGKVVIAKPKKD; encoded by the coding sequence ATGAAAAGTAAGCTAGTTGCCAAGGCCGCCGAGATCATCCAGGACCCCCAGGTCCTCGTAAACGTTGTTTCCCAGCGCGTAGCTCAATTGAACCAGGGGCGTTCACCGCTGATCGATACCGTGCCGAGTATGGGGGCGGCTGATATCGCACTAACAGAAATCATCGAAGGCAAAGTGGTCATCGCCAAGCCTAAAAAGGACTGA
- a CDS encoding dicarboxylate/amino acid:cation symporter: protein MKKIAPHWQILLALVLATGTAIVFRNICRSVSGDSQAFYFIHNAIAVSDFVGKLFIQALKMVIVPLVASSIIAGIAGLGGVKGFGRLGMKTLGFYLGTSLAAVLVGLLLVNTIQPGLENGKANPEIRAALQQKAEGATQEEKEKVAMASQKKPGDFADLFKKMIPPNILKSATDNGQLLGLIFFAILFAIAMAQLPVDNMRPLLGGIKALNDVMIKVTQWIMLFAPLGVFGLLLPTVFQSGPELFISLGKYFFTVLLALSMHLFIIMPLVLRYIAGVNPWAHFRAMQMAMLTAFSTASSSATLPETMYCVQKNSGVSKKVSSFTLPLGATVNMDGTALYECVAVIFVAQVMGIELGLGAQFIVVITALLTSVGVAGIPSASLVAILLILKSSNIPNAEMAVVALLSVDRLLDMSRTAVNVFGDSCAAVCVAKSEGEELTI from the coding sequence ATGAAGAAAATCGCTCCACACTGGCAGATCCTCCTGGCTCTCGTCCTGGCCACTGGCACAGCCATTGTCTTCCGGAATATTTGCCGCTCGGTCTCCGGGGATTCCCAGGCATTTTACTTTATACACAATGCCATTGCTGTCAGCGACTTTGTCGGCAAGCTGTTTATCCAGGCGTTGAAAATGGTCATCGTGCCCCTCGTTGCCAGCTCGATTATTGCAGGTATAGCCGGCCTGGGAGGGGTGAAGGGGTTTGGTAGGCTCGGGATGAAAACACTTGGATTCTACCTTGGGACCAGTCTCGCTGCGGTGCTTGTTGGCCTGCTGCTCGTCAATACGATCCAGCCAGGATTGGAAAACGGAAAAGCCAACCCTGAAATCCGCGCGGCACTCCAACAGAAGGCGGAGGGGGCCACCCAGGAAGAGAAGGAGAAGGTCGCCATGGCCAGCCAGAAAAAACCCGGTGACTTCGCTGACTTGTTCAAGAAAATGATCCCCCCGAATATTTTAAAATCGGCCACGGACAATGGGCAGTTGTTAGGGTTGATCTTCTTTGCCATCCTTTTTGCGATTGCGATGGCACAACTGCCGGTCGACAACATGAGGCCACTGCTCGGCGGTATCAAGGCTCTCAATGACGTCATGATCAAGGTGACCCAGTGGATTATGCTGTTTGCTCCACTTGGGGTATTTGGATTGCTTTTACCGACCGTGTTTCAGAGTGGCCCGGAGCTGTTTATAAGCCTTGGAAAGTATTTTTTCACGGTTCTGTTAGCCCTTTCAATGCATCTCTTCATCATCATGCCGCTGGTATTGCGCTACATCGCGGGAGTCAATCCATGGGCCCATTTCCGTGCCATGCAGATGGCGATGCTGACGGCTTTTTCCACGGCATCATCATCGGCCACCCTACCTGAAACGATGTACTGCGTGCAGAAAAATTCGGGGGTTTCTAAAAAGGTATCAAGTTTCACACTGCCACTGGGTGCTACAGTCAATATGGATGGCACGGCTCTTTACGAGTGTGTGGCGGTCATCTTTGTCGCCCAGGTCATGGGGATCGAGCTGGGTTTGGGGGCGCAGTTTATCGTCGTGATTACCGCTCTGCTCACCAGTGTCGGAGTGGCCGGTATCCCGTCGGCCAGCCTGGTCGCCATTCTGTTGATTCTCAAGAGCTCCAATATTCCCAACGCAGAGATGGCCGTGGTGGCGCTTTTATCAGTCGACCGTCTATTGGATATGAGTCGGACCGCAGTGAATGTCTTTGGCGACTCCTGCGCTGCGGTGTGTGTTGCAAAATCGGAAGGGGAGGAGCTCACCATCTGA
- the smpB gene encoding SsrA-binding protein SmpB, whose product MSADIATNRKAHRDYHISDTYECGIELKGTEVKSIRDGKSNISDAYARIENGQAFLYGCHIQPWQTAGEWFQHGVTRPRRLLLHKKEILKLDEITAQKGCTLPCLRMYWKGGRVKVEIGVGKGKSHSDQRQDLKKRTEMREAQREVSRFNRR is encoded by the coding sequence ATGAGTGCGGACATTGCCACCAATAGGAAAGCGCACCGCGACTATCATATTTCAGATACCTATGAATGTGGTATTGAACTGAAGGGTACGGAGGTAAAGTCGATCCGCGACGGCAAGTCCAACATTTCCGATGCATACGCGCGGATAGAGAATGGCCAGGCCTTTTTATACGGATGTCATATTCAGCCATGGCAGACAGCCGGCGAGTGGTTTCAGCATGGGGTGACGCGGCCACGCCGACTGTTGCTGCACAAAAAGGAAATCCTCAAGCTAGATGAGATAACAGCTCAGAAGGGCTGTACGCTTCCCTGTCTGCGGATGTATTGGAAAGGCGGCCGGGTCAAGGTCGAGATCGGGGTTGGCAAGGGAAAGAGCCATTCTGATCAACGCCAGGATTTAAAAAAACGCACTGAGATGCGTGAAGCGCAGCGGGAGGTGTCGAGGTTTAACCGCAGGTAA
- the ppk1 gene encoding polyphosphate kinase 1, which yields MSFINRELSWLEFNQRVLDEALRKELPLLERLKFLAITASNMDEFFQVRVGGLHLMCTSGSKKRDITGLMPSQQLMAIRTRAKVMIKDQYTLLNSELLPAMASHGMLLTNGKVITPVQHEILSGRFEDSIFPLLTPLAYDPAATRPSLPAMRIILSCELENEEDKSKRIVFIPVPEGISRFVHIPGSESSSKSSSEHLIPVEEIIAIFAGELFPDERLTATMPFRITRNGDIAVQEEDAIDLAGEMEEVLAARKTSNTVRLEHPTKAPARLKRIVREAVGAGPQETYAADGPLALSDFMGLAFASGYDHLRDEPWEPQPSPDFEPGESIFDTLAERDVLLNHPYESFEPVLRFVEEAASDPYTIAIKQVLYRTASDSRIIDALIKAAHNGKQVTVLIELKARFDEARNLMRADELQRAGVQIVYGVKGLKTHAKICLVIRNEDGQLKRYVHLGTGNYNESTARLYTDISYLTARPAYGADASLFFNAVTGRSKLTRFRKLVPAPTHMKPRLLELISAEAKRAKNGEPASITAKVNSLQDEDIIRALYQASKDGVKIRLNVRGICCLKTGKRKEAQNIRVVSVIDRFLEHARIFSFHHGGDPLLFIASADWMTRNLDKRVELMIPIEEKACSKRLQEILEAAFKDNKNGFEILDDGTSRRIVREKGQKRFRMQEQLQQQARKAAKARAHERTTTFEPHTPTE from the coding sequence ATGTCCTTCATCAATCGCGAATTATCCTGGTTAGAGTTCAATCAACGAGTGCTCGACGAAGCTCTCCGCAAGGAACTCCCGCTCTTGGAACGCCTCAAGTTCCTTGCTATCACAGCATCCAACATGGACGAGTTTTTCCAAGTGCGCGTCGGCGGCCTTCACTTGATGTGCACTTCCGGCTCGAAAAAGCGTGATATCACCGGACTCATGCCCTCCCAGCAGCTCATGGCGATCCGCACACGTGCCAAAGTCATGATCAAGGATCAGTACACACTGCTCAACAGTGAGCTTCTACCGGCAATGGCCAGCCACGGGATGCTGCTCACCAACGGCAAGGTCATCACGCCGGTGCAACACGAAATTCTATCAGGCCGCTTTGAGGATTCCATTTTCCCATTGCTGACCCCCCTGGCATACGACCCCGCTGCCACACGTCCATCACTTCCCGCCATGCGCATCATCCTCTCCTGCGAGCTGGAAAATGAGGAGGATAAATCCAAACGCATCGTCTTTATCCCCGTGCCCGAAGGGATTTCACGCTTTGTGCATATTCCCGGCTCCGAATCATCGTCAAAATCTTCAAGCGAGCACCTGATCCCGGTCGAGGAAATCATCGCCATCTTCGCCGGCGAGCTCTTTCCCGACGAACGGCTCACCGCGACCATGCCGTTCCGTATCACCCGCAATGGTGACATCGCCGTGCAGGAGGAAGATGCGATCGACCTCGCTGGTGAAATGGAGGAAGTCCTCGCAGCACGCAAAACGAGCAACACCGTCAGGCTGGAGCACCCGACCAAAGCACCGGCTCGACTGAAACGCATCGTCCGCGAAGCCGTTGGGGCGGGTCCCCAGGAAACCTATGCCGCTGATGGCCCGCTGGCCCTCTCCGATTTCATGGGGCTCGCCTTCGCCTCCGGCTATGACCACCTCCGCGATGAACCGTGGGAACCCCAGCCATCGCCAGACTTCGAGCCAGGCGAGTCCATTTTCGATACCCTCGCCGAGCGTGATGTTTTACTCAATCACCCCTACGAGAGTTTCGAGCCGGTGCTGCGTTTTGTGGAGGAAGCCGCCAGCGATCCCTACACCATCGCCATCAAACAGGTCCTCTACCGCACGGCATCCGACTCCCGCATTATCGATGCCCTGATCAAAGCCGCGCATAATGGCAAACAAGTCACAGTTCTTATCGAACTCAAAGCCCGTTTCGATGAAGCCCGCAACCTGATGCGCGCCGATGAGCTGCAACGGGCCGGCGTCCAGATCGTCTACGGCGTCAAAGGCCTCAAGACCCATGCCAAGATCTGCCTGGTTATCCGCAACGAGGACGGCCAACTCAAACGCTACGTCCACCTCGGCACAGGCAACTATAACGAATCCACGGCCCGTCTCTACACAGACATCTCTTACCTCACAGCACGACCCGCCTATGGTGCGGACGCCTCGCTGTTTTTCAATGCGGTTACCGGTCGCTCCAAGCTCACCCGCTTCCGCAAATTAGTCCCTGCGCCAACGCACATGAAGCCAAGGTTGTTAGAACTGATCTCCGCTGAGGCCAAACGTGCAAAAAACGGCGAGCCCGCCTCCATCACAGCCAAAGTAAACTCATTGCAAGACGAGGATATCATCAGAGCCCTCTACCAAGCCTCCAAGGACGGAGTGAAAATCAGGCTCAATGTCCGTGGCATCTGCTGCCTGAAAACCGGCAAGCGCAAGGAGGCCCAAAACATCCGTGTGGTGTCGGTCATCGACCGCTTCCTTGAACACGCCCGCATCTTTTCCTTCCACCACGGCGGTGACCCGCTGCTTTTCATTGCGTCGGCCGACTGGATGACGCGCAATCTCGACAAGCGGGTCGAGCTGATGATCCCCATCGAGGAGAAGGCCTGCAGCAAACGCCTCCAGGAGATTCTCGAAGCGGCGTTCAAAGACAACAAAAACGGCTTTGAAATCCTCGACGACGGCACCTCACGCCGCATTGTCCGGGAAAAAGGCCAGAAACGTTTCCGTATGCAGGAACAACTCCAGCAGCAGGCGCGCAAGGCGGCCAAAGCCCGCGCCCACGAGCGCACCACGACCTTTGAGCCGCATACACCTACGGAATAA
- a CDS encoding HD domain-containing protein produces the protein MTPVSPPSLQASIHLGASSISLLVVENHPNSADSPGDFLEQSVPLAHDIFQRGNIRRSTIERCVRILNGYRETLRELGATEDTPVRAVATNVLAEAENQDAFLNRIEIGCGFRIEPLDEGEMTRLIYLKTRRRLRDTPSMKTRTTLVLHVGPGNTRALLFKNGRISDYSNYRLGVYRSAEAIAINEDGQESGASITKLIREHIRSQISQIHHDYKEAGVEELVMIGYEIQHLAHELAKPGKTKSTYRALADTSALIASMSEEMRVKKFQLDYNTAQAVVPALEINLAIAETLQVETLRIPGSDYERGLLIDIPTSFSLTEGFQQEVLRSAESLARKYRVHRNHSAQVTQICQQLFDATTDLHQLDEHDALLLKCSAILHECGNFINARSHQKHSYYIITNSEIFGLGQKDLDIVALVTRYHRRSGPKPNHSGYRNLSSDDRMRVSKLAAILRIADALDRSHTSRIGEISVEISKQKLNLTLHGIADASVERMAMRSKSNMFQDIYGLSVALHEGN, from the coding sequence ATGACACCCGTCTCCCCCCCCTCGTTGCAAGCATCCATCCACCTTGGAGCCAGCTCGATCTCACTGCTTGTCGTAGAAAACCATCCCAACTCAGCGGACTCCCCCGGGGATTTCCTCGAGCAGTCGGTTCCTCTGGCCCACGATATTTTCCAGCGCGGCAACATCAGACGCTCCACCATTGAGCGCTGTGTTAGAATTCTCAATGGCTACCGAGAGACTCTGCGCGAGCTGGGCGCCACCGAAGACACCCCGGTCCGCGCCGTCGCTACCAATGTCCTCGCCGAGGCCGAAAACCAGGACGCGTTTCTTAACCGGATCGAAATCGGCTGCGGCTTCCGTATCGAACCCCTCGATGAGGGCGAGATGACACGCCTTATTTACCTCAAGACCAGACGTCGCCTGCGCGATACACCGTCGATGAAAACGCGTACCACCCTCGTCCTCCACGTAGGGCCAGGCAACACCCGGGCCCTGCTGTTTAAAAATGGCCGGATATCCGACTACAGCAACTACCGCCTGGGTGTCTATCGCTCCGCCGAGGCAATTGCCATCAACGAGGACGGGCAGGAAAGCGGCGCGAGTATCACCAAACTCATCCGTGAGCATATCAGGAGCCAGATCAGCCAGATTCACCACGACTACAAGGAAGCCGGTGTTGAGGAGCTCGTGATGATTGGCTACGAGATCCAGCATCTTGCCCATGAGCTCGCCAAACCCGGAAAAACCAAAAGCACCTATCGCGCGCTTGCCGACACGTCCGCCTTGATCGCATCCATGTCCGAGGAGATGCGTGTGAAAAAATTCCAGCTCGACTACAACACCGCGCAAGCCGTTGTCCCGGCATTGGAAATCAATCTCGCCATAGCGGAGACGCTCCAGGTCGAGACTTTGCGCATCCCGGGAAGTGACTATGAACGGGGACTGCTTATCGATATCCCCACCTCATTCTCGCTCACCGAAGGTTTCCAACAGGAGGTGTTACGATCTGCCGAAAGCCTGGCCCGGAAATACCGTGTCCACCGGAATCACTCGGCTCAGGTCACCCAGATTTGCCAACAGCTCTTTGATGCCACCACGGATCTTCACCAGTTGGATGAACACGATGCGCTGCTGTTAAAATGCTCTGCCATTCTCCACGAGTGCGGCAATTTCATCAATGCCCGTTCTCACCAGAAACACTCATACTATATTATCACCAACAGCGAGATTTTTGGCCTCGGCCAGAAAGACCTGGATATCGTGGCTCTCGTTACCCGCTACCACAGACGCTCCGGCCCCAAACCCAATCACTCAGGCTACCGCAATCTATCATCCGACGACCGGATGCGCGTCTCCAAGCTCGCGGCCATCCTGCGTATCGCCGATGCGCTCGACCGCAGCCATACATCCCGCATCGGCGAGATCAGCGTCGAAATCAGCAAACAAAAGCTCAATCTCACCCTGCACGGCATTGCAGACGCATCCGTCGAACGGATGGCGATGCGCTCCAAATCCAATATGTTCCAAGATATCTACGGCCTCAGCGTCGCCCTCCACGAAGGTAACTGA